GGGGCGCGCGGGTAGGTGAGGTCTGCGGCGACCGGCGCTCGGTCGAACGCGAGAACTCACTCTTTCCCGAGGCATCGCGATGCGCACCGATCCCCGTCAGCTCGACCTCTTCGAGACCACCTCGCCGCTGCCCGCACACAGCCTGGTCTCCTGCGGCGGCGCGAGCGGGCGCGCGACGCACCAGCCGCCGTGGGCGCGGTCGGCTACGACGCCGCGAGTCGGCACCGGGATGTACGTGACGATCCCGGGCGGGTGGGACGAGCCGCCGAACGCGGAGTGCGTCGCCTGTGGGCGGATGGGTGGTGGCCACGCGCAGGGCTGCCTGGTCGCGGACCACGAGCAACGCGAACGCGCGTGCTGGGAGGACGCCCAGCTGGAAGCTGGCGATCCGGCGTTGTGGGCCGACATGATCGCCGCCACGACGGACGCGGTGCAGTGCGCGCAGCTACCGATGCCGTCCGCGTGAGAGACGCCGCGTTCCCTGGCTGACATGGGAACGCTCGAGACAGCCGACGGTTTTCGGACGAGCCGGATGACGAGGGTAGGGTGGGCCCGTTCACCGAGTCGCCCCCCCCTCGCACCCGGAGGCCCACGTGTCCGCCACCCCGCGACTTCACACCGCCGGCGACCACGAATGCTCGCCTGGAGGCGCACAGGTGTCCGCACCAGCGGCGGCATCGACAGGTGGTCACTGTGTCGGGCGTGTTGACGACGGCCATGCGCCCAACACGGGAGCTGCGCGCGTCGACCGCTTCGCCACGAGGCTGACGACACGCTCGGTCACCACCACGACCCACGTCTCGCTGTCGCGGGTTCGGCGGCGCGACCAGTGTGAGCTCGCGGACTGGTGGGCGACCACCGGCGCGCACGGCGGCTGGCGGCCGGACGCACCGGTCGAGGTGCGGGTCGCTCACGCGTTGAAGGGACTGACCAGCGTGCCCGCTGTGTTGGGCGTGGGGATCCACGACGCGTTCGCGCGGATCACGCGGGCGCTGCGAGACGGCCGACGACCGCCGGCCTACGAGGAGCTGTACGAGGGCATGCGGGGGCGCCTGAACGCGGCCGCGCGGAACCGGGACGTGGGCGGGTGGCTCGCCGATGACCGGCGGGGACCGCTCCTGCGCGAGGTGCTGCTCGGCGAGTGGCCCGAGGGGCGCCCGCCAGTTGCCATCGTCGAGGCGACACAGGCCCGCGCCGCCGGCCTCCTGCGCCGACTGCTGTCACACCCCGTGCTCGCGGACCTCGCCGCATGCGGCCGCGGCGACATCCTGGCTTGCGACAGCCTCGAGGCGACGCTCGTGGAGATGGTGGGCGTGCCGGTCCGCGTCTATGCGGCGCCGGACGTCGCCTACATCAGCCGCGCACGCATCGAGCTGCCCGACGTCGGCGTCCCGCTC
This DNA window, taken from Gemmatirosa kalamazoonensis, encodes the following:
- a CDS encoding PD-(D/E)XK nuclease family protein gives rise to the protein MSAPAAASTGGHCVGRVDDGHAPNTGAARVDRFATRLTTRSVTTTTHVSLSRVRRRDQCELADWWATTGAHGGWRPDAPVEVRVAHALKGLTSVPAVLGVGIHDAFARITRALRDGRRPPAYEELYEGMRGRLNAAARNRDVGGWLADDRRGPLLREVLLGEWPEGRPPVAIVEATQARAAGLLRRLLSHPVLADLAACGRGDILACDSLEATLVEMVGVPVRVYAAPDVAYISRARIELPDVGVPLPAGTAVIADVKSGRVGDRIEAARSQLQVYAWYAVTHLGVRYGPTGCIAARVVDLSARTPGESDVWWAFGPADVEQGRRTLERCVEGIAAQQDATGMIDRDRVSRTPTACRWCNWSVICANPELAPPAWRQYLDSAGARESGDRPGL